The Candidatus Aenigmatarchaeota archaeon genome has a window encoding:
- a CDS encoding PRC-barrel domain-containing protein, whose translation MAVNVKSFSEVVGKDVFTTDGKYCGKVKDFRVELGKFRVTSIIVEALRGTFLSEILGGEKKGVVIPYSAVEGIEDIVLIRNIFRGVNAKIEQRPE comes from the coding sequence ATGGCAGTTAATGTAAAATCTTTCTCTGAAGTAGTAGGAAAAGATGTTTTCACCACTGACGGAAAATATTGCGGCAAAGTAAAGGATTTCCGGGTCGAACTGGGAAAATTCAGGGTGACCTCAATAATTGTCGAAGCTTTGAGGGGAACCTTCCTTTCAGAGATTCTTGGAGGCGAAAAGAAGGGCGTAGTGATTCCATACTCGGCTGTAGAGGGAATAGAGGACATCGTGCTTATCAGAAACATTTTCAGGGGCGTCAACGCGAAAATAGAGCAGAGGCCTGAATAG
- a CDS encoding elongation factor EF-2, which yields MTLDEDVVKLMRHQDHIRNIGIIAHIDHGKTTTTDNLLAGAGMISEELAGKQVFMDFDKQEQERGITIFAANASMIHTFNNEQYLVNLIDTPGHVDFGADVTRAMRAVDGAVVVVCAVEGPMPQTETVLRQALRERVRPTLFINKTDRLIRELKLGPEEMMKRLQSHINNVNSLIMKYAEPQYRDKWLVNVMDGTVAFGSAYKNWAMSVPYMKKTGVSFKEIIDMTNADQDKELAKKCPLSQVLLDMIVTHLPDPNQAQKYRVEKIWSGDVTTPIGADMTGCNAKGKLGAIVTKVVPDPHAGVICTARLFSGTLKAGEEVYLVGQRKRQRVQQVSIYRGPRRVTIEEALAGNIIGIVGLGEAFSGETICGPEEPIPPFESIKHIFEPVVTKSVEPKDVRDLPKLIDYLKQVNREDPSIEIKINEETGEYLVSGLGELHIDAKIERPLRERGIDIKSSTPIVVYRETIEGVTPRPVEGKSPNKHNKFYVIVEPLEEGVFELLSSGAIPEDRLKKLKQEDIELFVKAGMDREDIKKYLDIYNKNILINATKGIQYLNETFEHMKNAFRDVCNEGPLAREPCLKVKVKVVDADLHEDAIHRGPAQVIPAVRQAIKEAMLQSKPRVLEPLQDIRIDSPEETTGPAMNEIQNRRGQVDDVSTELGASIIRTRVPVAEMFGFEGALKSATQGKGFYSLINVYFEKLPMSLQEGVISKIRQRKGLSPEQA from the coding sequence ATGACACTGGACGAGGATGTTGTGAAGCTGATGAGGCATCAGGACCATATTCGAAATATCGGCATTATTGCCCATATTGACCATGGAAAAACCACCACTACAGACAACCTTCTTGCGGGAGCCGGGATGATCAGCGAGGAATTGGCGGGGAAGCAGGTTTTCATGGACTTTGACAAGCAGGAGCAGGAGAGGGGAATCACTATTTTTGCAGCTAACGCTTCCATGATTCACACCTTCAATAATGAGCAATATCTTGTCAACCTTATAGACACCCCCGGCCATGTTGACTTTGGGGCAGACGTAACAAGGGCAATGAGGGCGGTCGACGGGGCGGTTGTTGTCGTTTGCGCAGTTGAGGGGCCAATGCCCCAAACCGAGACCGTTCTCCGGCAGGCGCTTCGGGAAAGAGTAAGGCCCACACTTTTTATAAACAAGACCGATCGGCTCATACGGGAGCTTAAGCTAGGCCCTGAGGAAATGATGAAGCGGCTCCAAAGCCACATAAACAATGTCAATTCTCTTATAATGAAATATGCCGAGCCGCAGTACAGGGATAAGTGGCTGGTGAACGTTATGGACGGAACTGTTGCTTTTGGCTCTGCTTATAAGAACTGGGCGATGTCAGTTCCTTACATGAAAAAGACGGGGGTTTCATTCAAGGAAATCATAGACATGACAAATGCTGACCAGGATAAAGAGCTTGCAAAGAAGTGCCCGCTGTCCCAGGTTCTTTTGGATATGATTGTTACTCACTTGCCAGACCCTAACCAGGCGCAGAAATACCGTGTTGAGAAGATCTGGAGCGGGGATGTAACTACTCCAATTGGCGCCGATATGACGGGGTGCAATGCAAAAGGAAAGCTTGGCGCAATCGTAACCAAGGTTGTGCCAGACCCGCACGCGGGAGTCATCTGCACCGCACGGCTTTTTTCAGGCACATTAAAGGCAGGAGAGGAGGTTTACCTTGTAGGCCAGAGGAAGAGGCAGAGAGTGCAGCAGGTTTCAATTTACAGGGGCCCCAGAAGGGTTACCATTGAAGAGGCACTGGCTGGAAACATAATTGGCATTGTTGGTTTGGGAGAAGCATTTTCCGGTGAAACCATATGCGGCCCTGAGGAGCCAATCCCACCGTTTGAATCGATCAAGCACATCTTTGAGCCGGTTGTAACAAAATCAGTTGAGCCAAAGGATGTCAGGGACCTTCCAAAGCTAATAGATTACTTAAAGCAGGTAAACAGGGAAGACCCTTCAATTGAGATTAAGATTAACGAGGAAACCGGAGAGTATTTGGTTTCAGGCCTTGGTGAGCTTCACATTGACGCAAAGATTGAAAGGCCACTCAGGGAAAGGGGAATTGACATAAAGAGCTCAACACCGATAGTCGTTTACAGGGAAACCATCGAGGGAGTTACACCTCGGCCGGTAGAAGGAAAGAGCCCAAACAAGCATAACAAGTTCTATGTCATCGTTGAGCCGTTGGAGGAGGGAGTTTTTGAGCTTCTAAGCTCCGGCGCAATACCAGAAGACCGGCTCAAGAAGCTAAAGCAGGAGGATATAGAGCTCTTCGTAAAGGCAGGAATGGACAGGGAAGACATAAAGAAGTACCTTGACATTTACAACAAGAACATTTTGATTAACGCAACAAAGGGAATACAGTACCTTAACGAGACTTTCGAGCACATGAAAAACGCGTTCAGGGATGTGTGCAACGAAGGCCCTCTTGCAAGGGAGCCATGCCTTAAAGTAAAGGTAAAGGTGGTTGATGCTGACCTTCACGAAGACGCCATCCACAGGGGCCCTGCACAGGTTATTCCTGCAGTAAGGCAGGCGATAAAAGAGGCAATGCTTCAGTCCAAGCCAAGGGTCCTGGAGCCGCTTCAGGACATCAGGATTGACTCACCTGAGGAAACCACAGGCCCTGCAATGAATGAAATCCAGAACAGGCGCGGCCAGGTCGATGACGTTTCAACTGAGCTTGGGGCTTCAATAATCAGGACAAGGGTTCCTGTAGCTGAAATGTTCGGCTTTGAAGGGGCTCTAAAATCGGCAACTCAGGGCAAGGGCTTTTACTCTCTTATCAATGTTTACTTCGAGAAGCTTCCAATGTCCCTTCAGGAGGGAGTAATTTCAAAGATACGTCAGAGGAAGGGACTGTCTCCTGAACAGGCCTAG
- a CDS encoding NAD(P)-binding protein, with product MLGEISEVGILGAGLGGLAAAIKLADGGVKVNVFERKASVGSGFGYHVNALRDYGMGALYELHELGLDLEPCSRIQKVFRLAPGVRSETQGSSYVLFERGNGENSLENQLYRLCLEKGVNFKFNAKIPFDADEVKVVATGAPRDKRNILGVGYAYPMEEISLLGDELAMVYDNGLAPQGYVCLLPGSKEAMLLSVSFTELNRSELKKKLDLGLEGGLLGPFLGSASPRKSIFGYGYVQEDPISSAEQYGKLFVGESCGFQDARRGFGISYALDTGITAAQSILLEVPYNQLLRDRFGTEFQNLWAARQRQNGFTNEDYVHMLTGLGEVIKVNSYVDWKSEAGR from the coding sequence ATGTTAGGGGAAATTTCTGAGGTGGGCATCCTGGGTGCGGGGCTTGGCGGACTTGCAGCGGCCATTAAGCTTGCTGATGGAGGCGTTAAGGTCAATGTTTTTGAACGAAAGGCTTCCGTGGGCTCTGGCTTTGGCTATCATGTCAATGCGCTTAGGGATTACGGAATGGGAGCGCTTTATGAATTGCATGAGTTAGGCCTGGATCTGGAGCCCTGCTCCAGGATTCAGAAAGTTTTCAGACTTGCTCCGGGGGTTCGTTCCGAAACGCAAGGGTCTTCCTACGTTCTTTTTGAAAGGGGAAATGGGGAAAACTCGCTTGAGAACCAACTCTACAGGCTATGCCTTGAGAAAGGAGTGAACTTTAAGTTTAATGCAAAGATTCCATTTGATGCTGATGAGGTAAAAGTGGTTGCTACCGGAGCACCAAGAGATAAGCGAAACATTCTTGGGGTGGGCTATGCCTACCCCATGGAAGAAATCTCTCTGTTGGGGGATGAACTTGCTATGGTTTATGATAATGGCTTGGCTCCTCAGGGGTACGTCTGCCTTTTGCCGGGGTCTAAGGAGGCCATGCTTCTCTCTGTTTCTTTTACTGAATTGAACCGCTCTGAACTGAAGAAAAAACTTGACCTGGGGCTTGAGGGTGGTTTGCTTGGCCCTTTCTTGGGAAGCGCTTCTCCCAGGAAAAGTATATTCGGCTACGGCTACGTTCAGGAAGACCCGATTTCTTCTGCTGAGCAATATGGAAAGCTTTTTGTGGGGGAGTCCTGCGGTTTTCAGGATGCCCGAAGGGGATTTGGAATAAGCTACGCCCTGGATACAGGAATCACTGCGGCGCAAAGCATACTCTTGGAAGTTCCTTACAATCAGCTCTTGAGAGACAGATTTGGCACTGAATTTCAGAATCTGTGGGCAGCCAGGCAAAGGCAGAATGGCTTTACAAATGAAGATTATGTCCATATGCTAACTGGGCTTGGTGAAGTTATTAAAGTGAATTCATATGTTGACTGGAAAAGTGAGGCGGGCAGGTAA